From Juglans regia cultivar Chandler chromosome 8, Walnut 2.0, whole genome shotgun sequence, the proteins below share one genomic window:
- the LOC109004108 gene encoding cytochrome P450 714A1-like, with amino-acid sequence MMKLLELPPVLRMIFWVAVLGVAAFFFHLYNTVWVKSKRIRKKLGIQGIKGPPPSFFSGNLSEMQKIQSQATKAPNHADQIVAHDYTSTLFPYFEQWRKEYGLIYTYSTGMRQHLYVNQPELVKEMNQCITLGLGKPSYVSKRLAPMLGNGILRSNGHIWEQQRKIVAPEFFMDKVKGMMGLMLESAQTLVRKWEDSIEAQGGTSADIQVDEDLKGVSADVISRACFGSSYFKGKEIFLKLRSLQKVISKQGFLFGVTSFGTRKRKEIRNLEIEIETLIWKAVKEREEKCIETSAACEKDLMQSILEGAMHDQSMGKDSSKRFIVDNCKNIYFAGHESTAVAASWCLMLLALHPEWQARIRTEVAQLSPNGLADINSILQLKTVTIVIQEVLRLYPPAAFVSREALEETQVGDITIPQGVCLWTLIPTLHRDNNIWGKDADEFRPERFSNGISKACKFPQAYIPFGLGPRLCLGRNFAMVQLKILLCLIISKFSFSLSPKYRHSPAYRMIVEPEHGVHILVKKI; translated from the exons ATGATGAAGTTGTTGGAACTTCCTCCTGTTTTGAGAATGATTTTCTGGGTAGCTGTTTTAGGAGTGGCTGCCTTCTTCTTTCATCTTTACAACACTGTTTGGGTAAAGTCCAAAAGGATCAGAAAAAAGCTGGGGATACAAGGAATCAAAGGTCCTCCACCTTCGTTTTTTTCTGGAAATCTGTCTGAGATGCAGAAGATTCAATCCCAGGCGACGAAAGCCCCAAATCATGCTGATCAAATTGTTGCCCACGATTACACTTCCACTCTCTTTCCATATTTTGAACAGTGGAGAAAGGAATACg GTCTAATATATACCTATTCAACGGGGATGAGGCAACATTTATACGTGAACCAGCCGGAGCTAGTAAAGGAAATGAACCAATGCATAACTTTGGGCTTAGGAAAGCCTTCTTATGTATCAAAGAGACTTGCACCCATGCTCGGCAATGGTATTTTGAGGTCCAACGGCCATATTTGGGAACAACAAAGGAAAATTGTTGCTCCTGAGTTCTTCATGGACAAAGTCAAG GGCATGATGGGGCTAATGCTCGAGTCAGCACAAACATTAGTGAGAAAATGGGAGGACTCCATCGAAGCTCAAGGTGGTACGTCAGCAGACATTCAGGTGGACGAGGATTTGAAGGGTGTCTCGGCAGATGTGATCTCAAGGGCTTGTTTTGGGAGCTCTTatttcaaaggaaaagaaattttcTTAAAGCTTCGAAGCCTTCAGAAGGTTATTTCTAAGCAAGGCTTCCTTTTTGGGGTTACTAGTTTCGG AACGAGGAAGCGAAAGGAGATTAGGAATTTGGAGATAGAGATCGAGACATTGATCTGGAAGGCAGTGAAAGAACGGGAAGAGAAATGCATAGAGACATCAGCGGCATGTGAGAAGGACCTAATGCAGTCGATACTAGAGGGGGCCATGCATGATCAAAGTATGGGCAAGGATTCATCCAAGCGCTTCATTGTTGATAAttgcaagaatatatattttgcagGGCATGAATCCACTGCTGTTGCGGCCTCCTGGTGTTTGATGCTACTTGCTTTACATCCAGAATGGCAAGCTCGTATTAGGACTGAAGTTGCTCAACTTTCCCCAAACGGCTTAGCAGATATAAATTCAATCCTGCAGTTGAAGACG GTGACTATTGTGATTCAAGAAGTCTTGCGTCTATATCCGCCAGCAGCTTTTGTATCAAGAGAGGCTCTTGAAGAAACCCAAGTGGGAGATATTACTATTCCTCAGGGAGTATGCTTGTGGACTTTGATCCCAACACTGCACAGAGACAACAATATTTGGGGAAAAGATGCAGATGAGTTCAGACCTGAGAGATTCAGCAATGGTATTTCCAAAGCTTGCAAATTTCCCCAAGCCTATATCCCATTTGGATTGGGTCCTCGCCTGTGCTTGGGCAGAAACTTTGCAATGGTTCAGCTAAAAATTCTTCTGTGTCTGATTATCTCCAAGTTTTCTTTCTCCCTATCTCCCAAATACAGGCATTCTCCTGCTTATAGAATGATCGTAGAGCCTGAACATGGTGTGCATATCCTTGTTAAAAAGATTTGA